The following proteins come from a genomic window of Sulfurospirillum tamanense:
- a CDS encoding TOBE domain-containing protein, with product MKLSARNVLHGTVKSIDIGAVNVEVAIELAPQVCITSIITKKSYEALGLKEGKKASVVIKASDVMVGVED from the coding sequence ATGAAACTTAGTGCACGTAATGTGCTTCATGGCACGGTAAAGTCTATCGATATTGGTGCTGTTAATGTGGAAGTCGCTATTGAGCTTGCTCCGCAAGTGTGCATTACTTCTATCATTACCAAAAAATCTTACGAAGCCTTAGGGCTAAAAGAGGGCAAAAAGGCCAGCGTTGTCATCAAAGCTTCAGACGTTATGGTCGGAGTGGAAGACTAG